A DNA window from Pongo abelii isolate AG06213 chromosome 2, NHGRI_mPonAbe1-v2.0_pri, whole genome shotgun sequence contains the following coding sequences:
- the SSR3 gene encoding translocon-associated protein subunit gamma, translated as MAPKGSCKQQSEEDLLLQDFSRNLSAKSSALFFGNAFIVSAIPIWLYWRIWHMDLIQSAVLYSVMTLVSTYLVAFAYKNVKFVLKHKVAQKREDAVSKEVTRKLSEADNRKMSRKEKDERILWKKNEVADYEATTFSIFYNNTLFLVVVIVASFFILKNFNPTVNYILSISASSGLIALLSTGSK; from the exons ATGGCTCCCAAAGGCAGCTGCAAACAGCAGTCTGAGGAGGACCTGCTCCTGCAGGATTTCAGCCGCAATCTCTCGGCCAAGTCCTCCGCGCTCTTCTTCGGGAACGCGTTCATCGTGTCTGCCATCCCCATCT GGTTATACTGGCGAATATGGCATATGGATCTTATTCAGTCTGCTGTTTTGTATAGTGTGATGACCCTAGTAAGCACATATTTGGTAGCCTTTGCATACAAGAATGTGAAATTTGTTCTCAAGCACAA agtAGCACAGAAGAGGGAGGATGCTGTTTCCAAAGAAGTGACTCGAAAACTTTCTGAAGCTGATAATAGAAAGATGTCTCggaaggagaaagatgaaag AATCTTGTGGAAGAAGAATGAAGTTGCTGATTATGAAGCTACAACATTTTCCATCTTCTATAACAACACTCTGTTCCTGGTCGTGGTCATTGTTGCTTCCTTCTTCATATTGAAGAACTTCAACCCCACAGT GAACTACATTTTGTCCATAAGTGCTTCATCAGGACTCATCGCCCTCCTGTCTACTGGCTCCAAATAG
- the SSR3 gene encoding translocon-associated protein subunit gamma isoform X1 — protein sequence MAPKGSCKQQSEEDLLLQDFSRNLSAKSSALFFGNAFIVSAIPIWLYWRIWHMDLIQSAVLYSVMTLVSTYLVAFAYKNVKFVLKHKVAQKREDAVSKEVTRKLSEADNRKMSRKEKDERFDSCLKYGHHKRGILWKKNEVADYEATTFSIFYNNTLFLVVVIVASFFILKNFNPTVNYILSISASSGLIALLSTGSK from the exons ATGGCTCCCAAAGGCAGCTGCAAACAGCAGTCTGAGGAGGACCTGCTCCTGCAGGATTTCAGCCGCAATCTCTCGGCCAAGTCCTCCGCGCTCTTCTTCGGGAACGCGTTCATCGTGTCTGCCATCCCCATCT GGTTATACTGGCGAATATGGCATATGGATCTTATTCAGTCTGCTGTTTTGTATAGTGTGATGACCCTAGTAAGCACATATTTGGTAGCCTTTGCATACAAGAATGTGAAATTTGTTCTCAAGCACAA agtAGCACAGAAGAGGGAGGATGCTGTTTCCAAAGAAGTGACTCGAAAACTTTCTGAAGCTGATAATAGAAAGATGTCTCggaaggagaaagatgaaaggttTGACTCCTGTTTAAAGTATGGCCATCATAAAAGGGG AATCTTGTGGAAGAAGAATGAAGTTGCTGATTATGAAGCTACAACATTTTCCATCTTCTATAACAACACTCTGTTCCTGGTCGTGGTCATTGTTGCTTCCTTCTTCATATTGAAGAACTTCAACCCCACAGT GAACTACATTTTGTCCATAAGTGCTTCATCAGGACTCATCGCCCTCCTGTCTACTGGCTCCAAATAG